CGCAAAAGCGAGCCGTGTAGGGCATAGTTTTTCTACTCAAATAGCCTCCTTTGCAGAGAGTATGTCAATACCAAATCTAGTTCTTACCCATTTCAGTACTCGCTATCAAAAAGAGCCTAATGCGCAATGCTCAATCGAGAAAATCAGGAGTGAGGCTCAATCAATTTACAGGGGACAACTGTTTTTAGCTGAGGACTTTATGCATCTAAAACTGGCAGAGTCAGGACTACTGACTCATAAATATATATAGCCCTCTTTACACCAAAATAGTCAATTGAAAAAACTGGACCAAATAGAAAAACGACTTCCTCTAAAAACTAGACTGAAATTCAAAGTCACAATACGACAAATGAACTTACGCTGTGGGGTAGAACCAAGTAAGCACGTTCAGTCACTAAGGTTTATAAACACCAACTTATCAAAAGGGCTATATGTATTTGGAGAGCCCCATCAGGCTTGACCAGCAAGTCAATTGCCTTTTCACCGCCTCAAAACCACCATATATCTGGCCTGCTTACTACACAAACTAGCCGTGGCGTCGGAAAAGCAAGGCACTAGTTTGCACCTCCCCATTAAAAAGATATGTATCCTATAGGGGAAAGGAGAGAAATAAACCTATCCTAACAATAGGTAAATATATTAAATATTTTGCATCACATTAAAAACTCCCAAATGTCACAAACGTCACACTAATTACATCTGCCTGACCATTGTGAGGGGCTAATGACTCTAATTAGCCGCCCATTCTCCATTCCCAAAGACACAGAAAGTAGCTCTTAAATACGCCTTTACCGTATTATTCGACACATAAATCAAAAAAAAATCGAGGTACCCATGCAACATTTGGAACAGTGGACAAATTTCTGGCAACAAGGATTCCCCACCTCTTTTGCGCAAGTTCTACCCAATAGCTATATAGGAAAAACGGGAGAATATTGGAGATCCACAGTCTCTGGGTTACATCCCAACTCTAAAGTTCTCGATATTGCATGCGGTAATGGCGCAGTAGCCCTATTAATTGCAGATGAAGCATCAAAGTCTGGAAAACCACTAGAAATTCATGCCGCTGATGCAGCCAACATCACTCCCCTAGCAACTAACAAAAACCCTAGACATCAAGAAACCTTAAAGAAATTAAACTTTCATTCCTGCATGGAAATTGAAAAAATTCACTCACTTGATGAAAAATTCAGCCTGATCACTTCACAATTTGGCTTCGAGTATAGTAATAAAGTAGAGGCGGCAACAAGCATAGAAAAATCACTTGAGCCTGGGGGAATGTTTAAAGCGATATGCCATAAAACAAACTCCAAACCCTACAAAGATTGCTCAGATGAAGTTTCGGCCCACAAACTAGTCATCGAAGATTTAAAAATTTTAGAGAAAACTACATCTTTGATCCATGATTTTGAAGACACCCAATCCACTGAAAAAGCAAAAATAAAATTAGGAAATCCGCATACAGCCGAAAAATTAAAGCGTCTAATTGCATCCGTGGAAATGCTAATCTCCAAGCACCCAAAATCTGCAACAACCTTCTTTGTGCGAAACTCTCTAGAAAGCTTCCTACAAAAAAATTTAACATCCAGTAACGCCACAAAAGATAGATTTCTTTCTTTTTTTGATACAGAGCTGAAATATACAGCTTTAAGATCGCAAAACCAGCTAGATTCATCATTGTCAGATAGAGACATGAATAATCTTATAGCAGTATTTGAAAGACTAGGCATGCAACTACTGACGCGAGATGAATTCTACGACGAAAATAGCTGCACAGGCTGGAAAATTGAATTCCTAAAACCTTAAAAGCATCCGAAGAACCTTTTTGGCGTGCAAATTATGCCCGCCAAAAACCCACAACAATTAATGCCGCCCCTATATTTCATCTTATGTTCTTTATCCATCAATACACCTAGAGAGCTATAGCTATAACTACAACAGCAACACCTTCTTCATCATGACTTCGCACAGCAACTAGAACTGTATATTGCCAACCCAATCCTGACACGAAATTAATTAAACCATTACCTGGCATCAATCTCTATTCCGTTTGTTTTAAACGCCTAAATATCTTCTTTCGTTGAGTCCTTGGCCTCCCCCCCGCAAGATAACCTATACCCTACTTACGATTTACCCATCAACATAATGCACACCTATCTATCACAATCAAATTCGAATTACAGATGAACCAATATACACACTAAAGAAATCGCTCTTCAGAACAGGGAAATATTCACTCTAAAATATCAAAAAATTATCTTTAGGCTTACTTGCAAAACTGTATAATTTACACCAATAAAGCAGGATATAAGCTCATGGTTTTGTTGCGTGATCTACATAGAAAAAAAGATACCGAACCAGATCGAAAATTTATTGAGGCTCTAGCTCGTGGGTTGGATGTGCTCCGAGCTTTTCAACCTGGTGATGGCTTTTTGGGTAATTTGGAGATCGCCCAGCGTACTGGCCTGCCCCGCTCCAGTGTTTCCAGACTGACTTATACTCTAACCAAGTTAGGTTATCTAACCTACTCCGATCGAATGGAAAAATATCAGCTGGGTAGTGGCGTCCTGGCTCTTGGTTATGCTTTTGTCTCAAATCTCACAGTCAGGCAGGTAGCTAAGCCTTTAATGCAGGATCTGGCCAATTCTACCGGTACCGCTGTTGGTCTCTCTGATCGGGACCGGCTGGATATGATTTTTGTCGAGTTCTGTGCTCCAGCAAATGTCACAACTTTTCGCCATGAAATCGGAAATCGCGTTCCCATAGCTTCCAGCGGCTCCGGACGAGCCTTTTTGGCAGCACTCCCTCAAGAAGAACGGGAGTATTTTTATGGCTATCTGGAGAAAAAAGCTGGTGATCAATGGCCAGCGATCAGAGCCGGTATTGAAGAAGCGGTCACTAGCTACAAGCAGCGCGGCTTCTGCTGTTCTTTTGGCGAGTGGAATCGCGATGTCAACGGTATCGCAGTACCTCTCTCTTTAAGTCAAGGTCATATTTACACTTTTAATGCTGGCGGACCTGCTTTTAGGCTTAACCCGGAATATTTAGAAAATGAAGTAGCTCCTCTGCTGAAAAACCTGGTAGGTAATATTGAAGCTATGTTAATCCGATATTAGTCGACTCAAACTCCAGTTTTTTCGACCAGTACAGCTACAGCTTGAAACGCAGTAGAAAGTTGAAAATTTTATCAAATCTTTGGCCGTAAGGTGGTCGTAAAGGCACCGCCGCTGACTTTTTGGCTTGTGTAAAGATCGGTCGTAATTTTGAGAACTCCAAAAAACCCTCATAAGCGTGATATTGCCCCATGCCACTCGCCCCAATACCC
This DNA window, taken from Microbulbifer sp. VAAF005, encodes the following:
- a CDS encoding IclR family transcriptional regulator, which gives rise to MVLLRDLHRKKDTEPDRKFIEALARGLDVLRAFQPGDGFLGNLEIAQRTGLPRSSVSRLTYTLTKLGYLTYSDRMEKYQLGSGVLALGYAFVSNLTVRQVAKPLMQDLANSTGTAVGLSDRDRLDMIFVEFCAPANVTTFRHEIGNRVPIASSGSGRAFLAALPQEEREYFYGYLEKKAGDQWPAIRAGIEEAVTSYKQRGFCCSFGEWNRDVNGIAVPLSLSQGHIYTFNAGGPAFRLNPEYLENEVAPLLKNLVGNIEAMLIRY
- a CDS encoding class I SAM-dependent methyltransferase; this translates as MQHLEQWTNFWQQGFPTSFAQVLPNSYIGKTGEYWRSTVSGLHPNSKVLDIACGNGAVALLIADEASKSGKPLEIHAADAANITPLATNKNPRHQETLKKLNFHSCMEIEKIHSLDEKFSLITSQFGFEYSNKVEAATSIEKSLEPGGMFKAICHKTNSKPYKDCSDEVSAHKLVIEDLKILEKTTSLIHDFEDTQSTEKAKIKLGNPHTAEKLKRLIASVEMLISKHPKSATTFFVRNSLESFLQKNLTSSNATKDRFLSFFDTELKYTALRSQNQLDSSLSDRDMNNLIAVFERLGMQLLTRDEFYDENSCTGWKIEFLKP